TACGTATGATATAGGGAGACTGGCCCCAGATAGGATTGCCTAACGGTGGACCTGGCAGGTTCCTAAGCGGGGAGAGGAAATAGGGCCATAGAATGAGCCTATGTATGATTAGATACACGACGTAAACTAGAGAATACATTAGAAGGGGTAGTGCCATGAAAGACAGAAAAGGTACCAATCAACCCATAAACGACGTGGATGGGCTCAATGAAAAGGGCTGGGTGAGAGGTGGGGATGATAGAGAACATGAGAAATGGATATAGAATGGAACATCGCAGATATAGGTGTTTTCGAAAGCAGAGGAAGGCTCATGATTATGGGGATGGATGAGAAAATGATGGAGAGAGAGTCATGTGTGTTCCCTATGTGTGAGTGAAGGTGTCAGTGACGGCGACTTGCCGATCATAGACGAATGACGTCTCGGTAATCACCTTGGACAACCTTGCCTCTCGCCCTCAGAATGCCCGACCCAAATCAGACAGATAAGCCGCCAGCACTCCATCAACGCGAAGGCGAGCCCACTGAGAAATCAGATCTCACACCCATCCGTGCTCACTATCTCAAGAAGGCCCTCGTCCAGCTCCAGTTTGCCCGTGAGCTTGATCTAATCTCAACAGAGGGTCCTCCCAATGTCTCGACTCTGTCATATCTTGGGCCTCCATTTACCTCCCCACCAAAGGATGCTCCTCCACTAGACCTTCCTTTTCTACGCTATATCTTTCGTCAATTCGTGCTGACGTTTCCGTTTATGGCTGCGGCTCCTAAAGATTTCTACTCGTTGAAGCTTCAACCTTTCGTTGGTGCTGTTCTTGCTAGAAACATCACTCAGGGCTCCGTTCTTGATGACGCCGAGTCAGAGCAAGCATCCCGAAAAAGGCTGTTGGCTAAGGTGGAACGAAACCTCTCGCTTTTCGTTAATGCTGCCACCAAGCTGGTAGAACCGGAGGAAGTCGTCAGGTTGTCACAAGCCGATCTCGATAGATTAGAGGTTTTGTCCAGAAAGCGGCAGCGTCGATTGGCGAAAGACAGAGATTCATTTGAGGTCAATATCGTCAGTGTACGTACCGTGGTTGACAAAGGACGCATGCGCAGTCGTGCTCACGAGGTAATTGCTAATCTCATGTTTCATTCCCGGGAAGTAatgatttttctttgcagGAATTTATTATCAGAACGAAGCGGTCTCGCTATCCAGATGTATACGTCTCCAGGCGCTATGGGGACTTCCGCACTCTTGCTGCTGAAGTAGGCGCTTGTTCTTCGagagaaagcaaaatattCACCGTCGGCATATAGCTTGCTAAGATGCACCCTCAAGAAGAGATACGCCTCCCCCCGGCAAAGGATAAAACATATAGTTCAGCGCCTCCAATGACACCGACTACTTCCCAACCTCCTCCATCACGCCAAGCTACGTCTTCGACATTCAATGATTATAATCTAAACAGTCCTACTGGTTTATCTTCGGAGAATTTTCCTGCACCTTCACGGCTCACCAGAGAGAAAAATCGCTTGACTCTTCGCTCATACCTCAATTCCCTTTTGAGCTCGTCAACCATAGCTTCTTCACCTGTTCTACggtctttccttctttccggGCCAACGACATTGTCTCCTGAAGAGCTAGAAGATGCAAGGCGTAGGGAGGAGGCAGACAGAGTAAGGGAGGAGGGTAGGAAAAAGTTTGCTAAAGAGATTGCTGGGCGTGTTGATGGCCTTAGGGAGGCCGTTAAAAGCGTTAAAGGAGATATAATGGGCAAAGGTGAATAAAGAACCCTTAATTGTCTGTGGTAATGTCCTCCCTCAACTCATATAACATTTAGATGGCTTAACACGCATTTTTGCAACCATCAAGGTTACTCCTGACATTCGAGATTTGCCCTCAAACTATCATGCTGTTGTAGAATGGGCCAGAATATCGTGAGAAAGGATCTTTGATAGTCAAACGTTCTAGAATACGCGCTCATTTATAACGTTCACCAGTCTAGCGTCCACTGTCTTTCAAATGTTCGTCGCCTCCGATGATGCATCAGAGACATTTTCAGGTCTGAAAAGAATTCATGGGTTAATGCCTTACTTTATGATGAAGACAGCTCTCAAAATAACAAACCCAGTAGCTATGATACGCAGTGCGTTGAGATTTTGTTTGAAATCGCAAACTAATTTACTCAAGTCTTTTAGGCATGTTGGATCTTTTCCTTGCGCAGCCATTCGGGGGGCGCAGCCTTTTGCAACGGCAAGGGAGCATTTTGAATTGCTATTCAACCTTTACTGATGGCTCTTCTCTAGAATGTTCACCAGTTCGTTGACGGAAGAAGTCAAAGTTTTGGAAGAGGAAATCGAAGCTGTCAAAGAAAAGGTGGACGATCCAATCATGTGCGAGAAAGTTCGACAATTTGTATACGCCCCCCGGGAAATCCAGTCTATGTTTAAGGATGATGCAGGTCTGCTGCCCCTTGCATGAGATAATCGATTCAAATGTTTAATATCCTTTTTAAAGCTTCTGAGCAGATGCATGTACTCACCATTGTTTTGAGATCGGCTGAGAATCCCGTTTTATCTCGTGCACAGATGCATCGACTTGCTCGGGCCCATAAAGCCCATATTATCTATACAAAGTATAGAGAATCCCTGGCCGAttcagatgatgatgatggaccTCAGGACGATGATGCATGGCTTCTAGAAGACCTCAAGGTTCTCGCTAATTTGTATTCCAAGCTCAAAGATCGCGAGCAGCTAATTGAATTAATTTTTGAGGTATGTTATAGTCCTACCTCTGGGTGACGAAAACTAACAGGAATACAGGGTTTTACCTCCGAACTGTTAAAGGATATAATCACAATTTTTTATTCACCTCTGGCACAAGTTTATAGGGCAGCCAGTATTGCCGACTCTCTTAGTGATTTACAAAATTTTATCAATGATCTTATCAAGACTGTGGAACAGGTTGATGGACGTGAGTCTTTTAACATTGATTGTATTATACAACCACTGAGAACCACTTTAGTTAGTCAGGATGATCCTCACCTGACTGTACAGGCCTTCGTCAACCTGATCATACGACATGAACAATCTTTCTACCACTTTGTTCACAAGGTCCATGCCAAAGGCGAAGGATTATTCGACAACCTTATGCGTTGGGTAGAATTGTTCTTGACAGCCGTCCGGGATGGTCTCGGTGAACCCATCAGTTTGGAGTATCTTCTGCCACACAAAGGTCAAGAGCGTGCAGATATATTTGCCGAGGTCGATAAAATCGCACAATACCATTACAAGTTGAAAGTACTATACGAAGATAAGCTTCGTCGACGATTTGGAAGGGCGCAATCCAACGAAGCAGATGCTGAAGATGAGGCAACTCAAGCTATGGTGAATGGTGTAATTGGCGAAATTAGTTTTGGAGAACTAGTTCAAGGGGACGCCGTTGACCTGGCGGCCGAGGAGACAGACGAAGCAGACACAACCAGCGAAGAAGAGTACTCATCCAGTGAATATGAGACCGGAAGCGAATCAGACAATGGGTCGGATGAATTTAGAACGGACAAGATAAAATCCAAGCATCCACCGTCATTGCCTACCTCACCACTTTCACCCTCGTATTCTAGCAGTGCAACTTCACAATCTCTGGCTCATTCGCACGATAGACAGCCTCGCAATCACATTCAAACATCGCCACGGAAGCATGCACAGCATGCTTCCACTACAGGTTCCTCGAGTAACATAAGCTATCCTCCAGAGCCGAAGCGAAAGCGATCCCTGTCTTTACATAGAGCCAAATCTTTGACCTTTTCATTGGGTAAACGCAACCAGGACGTTCCTCCTGTCCCTTTAATACCGGCAATCCCCCCTGTATCTCCTGTTTCAACCAACCCAAAAATCATCCCACCACCGCCGTCTAGACCTCTTCCGCCCAGTCCATACAGCGACGATTCACCCCCTCCTGTTCCCTCAAAGGATTCTCCTTCTGAACAATATCGGGCCATGAATTCAACAACGCCCAATGCTTCTCCACACAATGTTTCTCTCAAAGCCAAACGCAAAAAGGTATCTCAAGGGTTAAAACCGCCAGAACTCCAGCATATTCCTCAGTTGCTCCCTGTCTTTACCGAAATGGTATGTATTCTTAAATAGTTGCAGTTTGACGCTAACTCTTCCGTTGTATTAGATGaaacctcttcttctaaGGAAATCACAAGTGGAGTAGTCGTTTAGAATCCTGAGTAACATTTGTAATCAATTCGTTGAGTACATCGAACTTATTTACTACTAACCTACATAAAAGCTACTGTATCATTAAAATCGACATCTGTATCTCATAAAAAtacattttttgtttaaagcaTCAGTACATTCTAAGACCTCTTGCTTCCTATAAATCCTTGGTCAAGATCATGCTACCTTTTTTTACTTTATACAACTCATCCACGCGACTGAGGGATTTGAAAATTGGCAACAGAATTTGCGAAGAACAAATATACCATCAATATACTCAGAGTCATGATCATAATGAGATGctcaaaacaaaaaataaacaAAATACTTAATTAAGCATAAAGATCTTTCATGGTACTATCGTTGTATCTTGTATCATTCAACACcgtcctcctcttcatcctcctcttcatcattaGCCGTAACGATTAGCTGCTCATTAGTCGAAGAAAAATGGCTTTGTGTTTCTGTTCCCTGCTGAATTTGAGGTGACAAGATCTGCGGCTGTGATACATGTTGCCTATGCAACAGCAAACTACCGGGAGGACCACTCGGAGACCTGAGTATTCTTGGGCCTGTTGATTGACCAGGGATCATTGGACTGGAAGAACCTAAACCGAGCATGTATATAGTTGATGATGTCGCCCGTGTTCTCGGAGTGGAAACCACGGGGCTCATAGAAGATATCGTCATCTTTCCGTAGCCACTACTATTAGCTCCAGTGAAATGCGCACTCGGTACTACCAAAGCAGGACTCGCAAAACTAGGCATTGGAACTTTTAAACCAAGCATAGAGAGCGGGTCTTTTATTtgttctgttgcatctccTAGGCCTAACCCCAAAAAGCTGCTTTTTCGAGACCTTGTCGAATTTTTTTGGACGGTACTCTGATGAAAATTTCCAGTAGAAGATGGAGACCGAAGTCGTGGGCTTGTCATAATGCTTCCAAACGTTGGTGAAGGTCCAAGTGACGCTGTGACTGGTGCTGGACTGCTTGATCTTGAAGAAGGGCCCCGGATCCATGTCGTCCATCCATTGTCATGTTCAGCATGTAGCGAGACAAGACTGGAGGGCGAAGATTCGGAATTAGCAAACGAATCATGGGTCTGCATGGATTCAGGATCGTGGATAGCTTTCTTCAATACCGCGATATCATGCTGAACATCTTCCAACTTGCGAGCAAAGATATCCCGTGCCCTTCGAACGGCGGGATCTGTTCCATCAACGAATGCCTTAATTTGTTTCTCCACCTCCGATTGCTTGGGAAGTAGATCGCTATCTTTCTGTGATTCAAACATGCCATGGGTGTCTAGAGGCTGTTCTTCTCCCTGTTGATGCTCGAGCAATGCACCTGGAACGCTTAGGAGAGCTTCAAACCCTTTCGCAAGCAAAGTTTCGTCACCAACACGGATCTCCAGTTCAACACGAGTGTCCTCAGTGTAATCATCTAAGCGTCCCAAGGCTGCTAGCAGAATTTCTTCTGGTATAGAAATAGAATTCGGAAAAGGAATGGGTGTATTCAACGGGGACAGAACAGAAGAGGTGGAGGGGTTATGTCCGAAAGCCACAGCGGTTGGATATCCGTTTTTCGTTGAAAAAGTAAAGCTCAGACTTGCCTTCAGGTCTTCCAGTGCAAAATGGCAATCCCTAAATGCACATTGTAAATCGTCATAGCGTTTGTGAACTTTGGCGAGCTCAGCAAGCATAGGGTGTAGCTTTAGTGCCGTATGAGGCTCTGATGTTGAGGTGATGTCTGATACCTTTACTGATGGCGGTGATGAAGGAATTTTGTGGGTGAGGGTTGAGACAGAAGCCGAATGTATggatgatggtgatgatgtaATGGTCAAATCGTCTACAGATTCGGTGTGAGCTTCAAAGATGTCCGTGTTTTGATCATCTTTTGCGAGTGTCGCGATATCTAATACGTTTTCTCGAACTTCAATAAATTTATCATCGAGTGCAAACATGTCGTTGGCAGTGTGCATCTCTTGGTCAATTGTCGGTATAGTTAAAGCGTCTTCGATCACGTCAGGCGACTGTGTTACTTTTTGAAGAGAATCTGTTGAACTTCTAGAGGGAGGGCCGAGAATTGAGTTGCATTGCTTAGAGCTTTCTACGCCTGGAAACTCAGACATATCTGCTTGAATTCCAAATGATTGAGACGACCTCGAGGAGGCAATCTCCGAATCATTTACGACAACAGGAGGCATTGGAAGCGGCGGGGTAGGAAGATTTTTAACGTTGTGTGGAAGTAGTGGTTTCTGTAAAACTTGAGGGTCGCGCATTGTAGATCTATCCGTATTCTCAGAGACCGTGATATTGAACCCATCGGTCGCCATCATCCGTTCCAATAATAACCTCCTTTCGGTTTCGTTGCTCAGTTCTTCTAAAAGACCGTCCAACCCAATGCGAACAAGGACCTTCCGTGCACGACCTCCTGAAAAGGACAGAGCAGTTTCCACATCAAAAATTCCGTTGTCCAAGCTATCAAGTAAGATGCGAGCATGCTGGGCCATTTCCAAGAGCGCTTCGCGATATTTTTGAGAATTATGTAGTTCTGCTTTACGATCATGCAAGCGGCTAAGCATCTCGTCTCCACGGCGAATCCATCTCCGCAAACCCTCTACAACCCTCTCCTCTCTGGCAGTCATACGGATGCGTTGAGCGATTTCCCGTCGACGTCCATATGCCTCTTTCATGATTTCCCCGCCCAGCTCATCCAACGCACTAAGCACTCGCTCATTCTGAGATTCGAGGGATCGTAGTTGGGTGGAGAGTGTGTGATTTTGTGAAGATAGTGTGGAAACTGTACTGGCGTGTCGAGATTGAAGAGCGTTGAGAGTGTTCAGAAGCTTATTCGTGGATGTCTGTGAAAATCGCCTTTGGAAATAACGATTTAGGTTATAGGCAGATTTTTGAGAAGATGATATACGTGCATGTAGTGAGACACCATCTTCGCTGCTGTCCCGTCCTCCAATTGAAGTTTAGATAACTCTGTTTGTGTTCTTCCCAGTTCTGCTAGAACTGCTTCATTGGCCTTTCGTTCAGCATCGAGTTTGGAATTGCAGACCTCTAGTTCGGCACTCTTTTCTTCGAGTTTGCGTGCCAAAGTGTCGCATTCGACTTGAATACCGCTAAATAGGTGATCGAGTCTTAATTTGCCTTCTTTC
The sequence above is a segment of the Psilocybe cubensis strain MGC-MH-2018 chromosome 4, whole genome shotgun sequence genome. Coding sequences within it:
- a CDS encoding PX domain-containing protein (PX domain-containing protein C1450.12) → MPDPNQTDKPPALHQREGEPTEKSDLTPIRAHYLKKALVQLQFARELDLISTEGPPNVSTLSYLGPPFTSPPKDAPPLDLPFLRYIFRQFVLTFPFMAAAPKDFYSLKLQPFVGAVLARNITQGSVLDDAESEQASRKRLLAKVERNLSLFVNAATKLVEPEEVVRLSQADLDRLEVLSRKRQRRLAKDRDSFEVNIVSVRTVVDKGRMRSRAHEEFIIRTKRSRYPDVYVSRRYGDFRTLAAELAKMHPQEEIRLPPAKDKTYSSAPPMTPTTSQPPPSRQATSSTFNDYNLNSPTGLSSENFPAPSRLTREKNRLTLRSYLNSLLSSSTIASSPVLRSFLLSGPTTLSPEELEDARRREEADRVREEGRKKFAKEIAGRVDGLREAVKSVKGDIMGKDGLTRIFATIKVTPDIRDLPSNYHAVVEWARISLASTVFQMFVASDDASETFSGLKRIHGLMPYFMMKTALKITNPVAMIRSMLDLFLAQPFGGRSLLQRMFTSSLTEEVKVLEEEIEAVKEKVDDPIMCEKVRQFVYAPREIQSMFKDDAASEQMHVLTIVLRSAENPVLSRAQMHRLARAHKAHIIYTKYRESLADSDDDDGPQDDDAWLLEDLKVLANLYSKLKDREQLIELIFETVEQVDGLSQDDPHLTVQAFVNLIIRHEQSFYHFVHKVHAKGEGLFDNLMRWVELFLTAVRDGLGEPISLEYLLPHKGQERADIFAEVDKIAQYHYKLKVLYEDKLRRRFGRAQSNEADAEDEATQAMVNGVIGEISFGELVQGDAVDLAAEETDEADTTSEEEYSSSEYETGSESDNGSDEFRTDKIKSKHPPSLPTSPLSPSYSSSATSQSLAHSHDRQPRNHIQTSPRKHAQHASTTGSSSNISYPPEPKRKRSLSLHRAKSLTFSLGKRNQDVPPVPLIPAIPPVSPVSTNPKIIPPPPSRPLPPSPYSDDSPPPVPSKDSPSEQYRAMNSTTPNASPHNVSLKAKRKKVSQGLKPPELQHIPQLLPVFTEMMKPLLLRKSQVE